One segment of Marvinbryantia formatexigens DSM 14469 DNA contains the following:
- a CDS encoding phosphohydrolase has protein sequence MADYITTYSRIHFTPLAPQAEDIVIEDIAHPLSFLTRANGHFPQFYSVGQHCIQCAREAIARGYSERLALACLLHDASEAYLSDITRPVKKNLPGYREAEKVLQDAIYRKFLGSVPREDEERCIKNVDDTCLYFEFLHFAGEKLYEQPGKMLSVADFSLRPFAEVEMEFTELFAELYNKCAAQRS, from the coding sequence ATGGCTGATTATATTACAACTTATTCCAGAATACATTTTACTCCGCTTGCTCCGCAGGCGGAGGATATTGTGATTGAGGATATTGCGCATCCGCTGTCCTTTCTCACACGGGCAAACGGACATTTTCCGCAGTTTTATTCGGTGGGGCAGCACTGTATACAATGCGCAAGAGAGGCAATCGCCCGTGGATACAGTGAACGCCTGGCGCTGGCGTGCCTGCTGCACGATGCCAGCGAGGCGTATCTTTCCGATATTACCCGTCCGGTCAAGAAAAATCTGCCCGGCTACCGGGAAGCAGAGAAGGTGCTGCAGGACGCCATATACCGGAAGTTTCTCGGAAGTGTGCCCAGGGAGGACGAAGAGCGCTGCATAAAAAATGTGGACGATACCTGTCTGTATTTTGAATTCCTGCATTTTGCCGGTGAAAAGCTGTATGAGCAGCCGGGGAAAATGCTGTCCGTGGCGGATTTCTCGCTGCGTCCCTTTGCGGAGGTGGAGATGGAATTTACGGAATTATTTGCGGAGCTCTACAATAAGTGCGCCGCGCAGAGGTCTTAA